One region of Culex pipiens pallens isolate TS chromosome 2, TS_CPP_V2, whole genome shotgun sequence genomic DNA includes:
- the LOC120416019 gene encoding U4/U6.U5 tri-snRNP-associated protein 2: MADAHKRKKESDVSGPVRGSPVKRPRLEDIGPEDDDEDEQKPKVKVDPAQAANRSKQCPYLDTINRHLLDFDFEKLCSVSLTRINVYACLVCGKYFQGRGTNTHAYTHSVAEAHHVFLNLQTLKFYCLPDNYEIIDSSLDDIKYVLNPVFSQRDIRNLDKEDQKMSRTVDGTIYAPGIVGMNNIKANDYCNVILQSLSHVKPIRDFFLIEKNYANTKRPPGDTAFTLVQRFGELLRKLWNPRNFKAHVSPHEMLQAVVLWSSKKFQITEQGDPIEFLSWFLHSLHKQLRGNKQPNSSVVNRTFLGEMKIYTRKLPPTELDDVQKQLLLATDEYQEKSETSTFLYLTCDLPATPLFIDEFRENIIPQVNLYQLLAKFNAVSEKEYKTYKENFLKRFEITRLPKFVILYIKRFTKNTFFLEKNPTIVNFPVKNIDFGDILTEENKRAHRFTKYNLVANIVHDGEPKSGTYRCHVLQKSTNQWYEMQDLHVTSILPQMITLTEAYIQIYEQQEEEDEGEGEEIQDVPMAAADGKQQ; this comes from the exons gCAGAAGCCGAAGGTGAAGGTCGATCCGGCGCAGGCGGCGAACCGGTCCAAGCAGTGCCCGTATCTGGACACGATCAATCGGCATCTGCTGGACTTTGACTTTGAGAAGCTGTGCTCGGTGTCGTTGACCCGGATCAACGTGTACGCGTGCCTGGTGTGCGGCAAGTACTTTCAGGGGAGGGGGACCAACACCCACGCTTACACGCACTCGGTGGCGGAGGCTCATCATGTGTTTTTGAATTTGCAAACGTTGAAGTTTTACTGTTTGCCGGACAATTACGAGATTATCGATTCTTCGCTGGACGATATCAAGTACGTGCTGAATCCGGTGTTCAGTCAACGGGATATACGGAATTTGGACAAGGAGGACCAGAAGATGTCGCGGACGGTGGACGGGACGATTTATGCGCCGGGAATCGTGGGCATGAACAACATTAAGGCGAACGATTACTGTAACGTGATTCTGCAGTCGCTGTCGCACGTGAAGCCGATTCGGGACTTTTTCCTGATTGAGAAGAATTACGCCAACACCAAGAGACCGCCGGGAGACACGGCTTTCACGCTGGTTCAACGGTTTGGGGAGTTGCTGAGGAAGTTGTGGAATCCACGCAACTTCAAAGCCCACGTTTCGCCCCACGAAATGCTCCAGGCCGTGGTGCTGTGGTCCAGCAAGAAGTTCCAGATCACCGAACAAGGCGACCCGATCGAATTCCTCTCCTGGTTCCTGCACAGCCTGCACAAACAACTCCGCGGCAACAAACAGCCCAACTCTTCGGTCGTCAACCGAACCTTCCTCGGCGAGATGAAGATCTACACCCGGAAGCTGCCCCCAACCGAGCTGGACGACGTCCAGAAGCAGCTGCTGCTCGCGACCGACGAGTACCAGGAAAAATCCGAAACTTCGACCTTTCTCTATCTGACGTGCGATCTGCCCGCGACGCCCCTCTTCATCGACGAGTTCAGGGAGAACATCATCCCGCAGGTCAACCTGTACCAGCTGCTGGCCAAATTCAACGCCGTCTCCGAGAAGGAGTACAAAACGTACAAGGAGAACTTCCTGAAGCGCTTCGAGATCACGCGCCTGCCCAAATTTGTCATTTTATACATCAAGCGGTTCACCAAGAACACGTTCTTCCTGGAGAAGAACCCGACGATCGTCAACTTCCCGGTCAA AAACATCGACTTTGGCGACATCCTGACGGAGGAGAATAAGCGCGCCCACCGCTTCACCAAGTACAACCTGGTGGCGAACATCGTGCACGACGGCGAGCCCAAGTCCGGCACGTACCGGTGCCACGTGCTGCAGAAGAGCACCAACCAGTGGTACGAGATGCAGGACCTGCACGTGACGAGCATCCTGCCGCAGATGATTACGCTGACGGAGGCGTACATTCAGATCTACgagcagcaggaggaggaggatgagGGTGAAGGGGAAGAAATTCAGGATGTGCCGATGGCGGCCGCGGATGGCAAGCAGCAGTAG